GTGCTGGCCGAGAAATTCAGATGAACAGCCTTAACCAAACACCAGCATTTCCTACGAGCCAATTTACCAGAAAGATGGAAGAGAATATTTTCTTTAGTCATTCATTATTAATGTGATGTAAATACTTGcatatttttgtaataaaacattaacatgACGTGTGTCTCTTTTATTATGATGCAGTAATGGATAGGTACTATGAGGTACTACTTTGTGACCAGCTATTTGTTCAGTCTTTGCCCTGATAACACAGGATCATCTGCAGGATGGATCATTGGAGTCTGTtcatattacacacacatagTTCAGTCCAAGGCTGAGGATTTTCCATGCTTGTGTTCGCTGTAGAGTGGTATGCCACAGCTTATATGGAAATATATGGAAAAATTCAGTGGTTGTTTAATTTGAACATAAGTCAACATGTCTACAGGCAacaaatctgcaaaaaaaacaaaaaaacattatacaTAAACTGTAGAGGACATTTGCAAAACATAATTTGTCCAGAGCACCCAAGCTTTTGCATCTGACCGCATATAGACTCTATCTACCTCAAGTGGTAAACTAAGATAATGGATTGTACAATTCATTGACAACCTTCATAACATCTATAAAAATTTAGCCTCTTAAATGGCGTGGACCCACCagcgggcccaaagttttattacacttcTCTAGAAGAATAAACCAGATATGATCATAttgctactgaataataagtcgaAGAATGTAATAAGTCaggggttttaaggggttaataataattataaatttATTGAACATATTTTATCTTGGctatttacacagttttacTAGAAACATGATGAACATAATATTATCTACAACAAACGTGCTCTCGTCATACATTTTTGTCAACTAgcagttctgtttttctttttgtgaatTATATTTGGCATGCAAGCTATCTTTAGAGAGTGGGCTAAACTTCTCATGAAGTTCATAATCTCACACTCAACTTCTTTAGGACTAGAGTTCAGTGTAGAATCACTGCTGACAAAAAGTTTATAGAGCATGTTAAAGAACTTCAtgcaacagaaaaacagagggaCCCAgaacaaaataacaacaaagcAAGTGAACATGGctttaaaatgtctgaatgGATCAAGGTGCATTAAGTTGGAAGTTGACTGCAACATATAAAGACTGAAAAAAGATTTGGACTATTTGTTATGATACCTCTTCCTCTGTTGTCCAGTCAGTTTAGGTTCCCTATTGTCTTCATGTAACATTATAATCCATGTTATTAACATTCAAACAACATATCAATTCTTTACAGTGTAACAGAGtcattgtgtgtgagtgtaagagAGATTTAGTGGTATTGTCTGCTCAGAGCTGAGACCACCACTGAGAGGAATTTGTACCAGGCGGCCTGCATGGCGGGGGTGAAGGAGGCACGCATCTGAGTAGCGATCACCACTGTAATGCAGTCAGCCATCAGCTGCAACAAGACAACCCAGTTAGTCTCACCACAACTCTATCAGACAGATCtgtacatgcactgaaaaaggAATTCATTCAACTTACTAATTATTTccacataaatacatatattacttttggcaataacgGTGTTGATGGTAATATATTTCTCATTGTTAAATGATGTACATATTTGAATCAAATTTATAAGAATTTATATGACTTTTATAAGATGATATATGACTTTTAATTTCCAAAGACctataaatatgtttacatcattttgtaataaaaactaaactaaacaaaaaaaatcaacattttttgTGAACTGAATTTCTCATAGGCATTTTAAACGCAAACATATATTTCACAGTCTGCTTATGTTTTGCATAAACATGAGAAAAGACTTTTTAAACAACAAATGTTTATGCCTTGTCCCTCTCAGTGATATCCCATCAGGCTGTGCGGTACAGCACTCAATGTTTGCTGtgttattacagaaaaataacaaaatgttatttttaaataattttattgaataataaaattAGTGCCAGATATTGTGAAATCCTGGCCAGAGTTAACGGCACATTTTATGGTTACTGACTGTAAGTATTACTGCAATAAATGGCAGATTTCTGTTTATAGTGTATCTCTATTTCAAGCTGTTGCTCTTCCCACCTTGAAGTTATCGGGATCCACATGTAGCTTCTCGGAGTGCAGCTCGCCCAGCTCGGCGTAGTTGCTCTTAATGTTGTCCATGTTCTTCACTGCCGCGTCCAGTCCGTGCAGCACCACTGCCCCGTGCCTGGCCACCTCCGGGTTTCCCATAATGGCATCCTCGTTATACAGGTTCCCGAAATGCGCGAAGTAGCGCTGAGTCCAGGGGTACACGATCAGAGCCCTGCAAAGAAGCACAGGACAACACTGTCTCCGGCTCTGTCTCGAGCATCAGGGGGTGTATCAGAACCAAGAGCTCATTCCCAACGTACCTACACAGAGACTTAGGGCCTACATCTTCATACTTAATCTTACTGAAAATCTCCTGGATGAAGGATCGCTCTTCCTCAGTCCACTCCACCATGGTTTTGTTGGGTGACGTATgtcttttttgtatatttatttagcTGGAGAACTGGTGTCGCGCTCAGTGTGGTGTACTGTAGTAATCATGGAGCTCATTACTGCCGTCTGTTAGCTGTGTTTTTGTCCCGGGCGGGGCCCAGAGAAGGGCGTGGTCACTCACTGGAGCAGCTGTCTGATTGGTGTTTCGAGACTTTTGGGTCCGGATGAAATTGTGGCCTTTTTAGGTTAATAGTGCAACTCTGAAGAATCTTATGATTCATGAATTTTAGAGTTACTGATTAATTCTTTgaagttgctgaataataatcttaaaaaagactgaaaactgaataataagcccacaatttaaagggttaataacTTACGTTGCCTGTTTATTGTTTGAGTTATTTTGCGTTTCATTTGATAAATTTAAGTTTATGCCCATGATTCCCAGCTTTAAACTTCAATCACTTCCACGCCACACGTCCTCCTTCAGTCGGACAGAGCAGAGTtactgtataattttcttttatcTCAACAGAAAATGAACGTTAATTTGTTTATGAaacaaaatagaagcatttcagTGCGAAGTATCTGGGTATAATTGAAACGAAATTCTCTTTGGATTGAAATAAAcagttttcagtcatttcagtcATTTAGTCCATTTTAGGAAAACCAGTAAGTTAAAGACAacaaaattcatttatttaaaggcGAGATATTTTAGTCTGTAAGTCCAGCAGTCCTATTGGTGCATTTTGAGTGTCTGGCTCAGAGTATAACGGCTCACCGACCTGTTGTTTCATAATTAACTGTGAGAACTACGGAAGGTTCCTTCTGTTTTACAGCTAAACAGGTCACAGTTATTTTATTACACcgtattatatataaaatcccCTGTCATTTCTGCCTGGACTAAAGTCAGACTTATTGCAGCCTCTCTGtgtttatctctctcacacagacacacacgcacgtaCTGTCAGAGTATGGCCTCTATCTGCTCTTACACACTCCCCGTCACGTGAGCttgcaaataaaaaatgactcTGTTCTGTGGAGCTCATCAGAAATAAGTAAGGAGTAATTGGGCGTGGCTTTTATCTCCTTTGATAGTTTCGCATTTATTAGAGccaataaatgaaatgtgtgatTTATAAATCTGGTACAAATCAAATCAGCCAAAAGAACTGCTTTAACACGAGTAATTGCGTCTTGCTATATTTAATTATCAGTTGGTGTGATTGAGGAATATATTCTCAAATACAATGAAGTCGTTGTTTTATGACTTTTTATTCTACATTTAGAATTTCTctattctatctatctattcgaTCACAAGTAATAGGTGATTAAAAACTAGTGTAAACCTATCATGGCTAACTTACACACGCTGGCCTAATTCTGTGGAATGTTTTATCTCACATCACACATTTTTACCATAGCGTGTAATGAAgtataataaatgtatttaaagtgGAGACTAGGTTCATTTTGTATGTTGCTGTTTTAACAAGTCTTGTGAAGATGTTACATGTGTATAATTGAATTTTCCATGAAATGCGCTGAATTTCAGTTGTGAAAAAGGATGGAAAAGGGGGGGAAAACAATCAGTAGCATAACGTCAAAGCTCGACGGTTCTCTGGCAGAGGTTCAATCTGGTACGTAATTGGGGCTCCTATCTTGGGTGTGCGGCACGAATGCCAACGCATAAAAAGAGAGCTGGTGGCTAATACAGCAGGACAAACCCATCCAAAATGAGCCTCTCCGACAAGGACAAACGTCTCGTCAAGGCCTTCTGGGCGAAGGTCGCCCCAAAGGCTGAAGTGATTGGCCATGATGCCCTGTACAGGTGAGTGGGGCTTTGTTCAGATGACCATTCTGCTCGTTGTTGGCTTTTCGTCACGGTAATTCGTGCCAACTAGAGCTGATTACTTGTTTTGGTTACTGAAGACATTTCGTCACGAAAATTCCTGCCAGGTTGACTTCATGACGACTTATTTCTTCGTCACCACAATTCGTCCCAAGTAAGCTGGATAGATAGTTTAGCTTACTGACTCAACTGCCTTCCTGATTTCTTTGCCAGAATGCTTTCGGTCTACCCTCAGACCAAAACTTACTTCTCCCACTGGCCGGACATCAGTTCTGGTTCTGCCCCCGTGAAGAACCACGGAAAGAAGATAATGGGAGGACTCGCAGAGGCTGTGGCCAAAATCGACGACCTCGTTGGTGGTCTGCTCACCCTTAGCGAGCTCCACGCCTTCCAGATGAGAGTGGACCCTAATAACTATAAGGTAACCTTTTTGGCTCGGATTAAGAAGCCGCTCCTGTTTGCTCTGATTAAATAGTATTATATGTAAGCCCAACTGTGCCTTTCGAAATCCTTATACCTTCTATCTCAATCCAACAGATCTTGACCCACTGCATACTCGTGGTGCTGGCCGTCTATTTCCCGGAAGACCTCTCTCCAGAGGTTCACTTGGCCTTTGAGAAGTTCCTCACCAATGTGGCCCTGGCCATGTCTGATAAATATCGTTAAATATTTACACACCTTTTGGAATGCAATGGTGGGCTCATTAGCTCAGACCTAGGCATGACGTACCAAAATAAAAGTGACCAAATCTGGACAAATGTTAAcgtgtttttgtggtttttccTCACAAGATGCGCAGAATAGGCCACATTATCCTTAAGAGAAATACTTATAGCAATAATACAGACATTTCTGCAATGATATTTCCAGAACCCCATAGTAAACTCGGGAAATTAGGACACTACGGAATTGTAGGTTATAAGTCAGTTCTATAGCAATATGGAAATGTTATACAGCAGTATAGAAGTCTTAAAGTGCATTATAGTATTTCTCTTAACTCTTAAAGGGGGCAACCATTTGTATTTCGATGACAGTTGAAAGTGTCCTGATCTGTTGGTACAGAGATGAAATAATTTCACTCTCCAAGGCCGTTTAGAATTGCCCAGGAAGCCAGAGGGTTgtgtttgattgtttgtttgtttttaaaggttTGTGTCAATGAAGATATCTGCGTAAAATATCTTTAGAAGACGTTGGTGGCTTTACacccatattttatatttgcatttatttcatgtatcAAGCCTATTCAGACGTTTCACGATTCTTTTCCTTGTATgttgtaaattattatttaattgtttgccatttattaaactttttcgtggttaaaatgaatgaaatttcaATTCCTTCAATTCGCTTTTCAAACAAAATAACATGATTGGGATTGGTGGAGCAGGTCGTTTAGGACCCCGGAATGTTCAGAAACCGTCCTCGTTTTAAATTTAACTTGAATAGTTTGAATACGTACATTAATCACGCAGTGCTGTAGTACGTTAGGTTGGTCAGTTTTATATCAGACTAGTGTGTTACGAACAACTATTCAAAATATAAAACTCGAAAAATCGAATAACATTTTGAAACAGAACTACTACGGAGTCATTGtactgtgtgtgaatttcagtATTGTTTGCTTACTGATCGCGAAGCTGCTTCATTTTAATAAAGAATGTCGCTTTGGAGTTTATCTTCATTCACTGAAGTTCATCACTGGAATCTAGTAGATTAATATGGTTGAATGAATAAAACAGTAGTAAACTGATTGTGCGACCCACATGAAGTGAGACTAGCTGCCCTAGTTTCCTCAAACAGGGATGAGGCCTGATGTATgtccatttattcatttatccatTTATTGCGGCACAGAGACATAGAAAAATTCCTAAACAAAATTGTGGTCCACACCTGACTGAGATATGTTTTAAAGATTTGTGATGGCATGTGTccaaatgagtgtatatttgccTATATTATAAATGGGGAATAGGATTGAAAAACAAATGTGACCTTTTAAAATATTCCCtcctttattcctttattccCTCCTATTATTTCCTTTATTGGAAAAGTATATGACGCTGCAGGAGTACAAACTGCATCAAGGCACGGAGGAGCTTTAAAAAGATTTATATAAAAGATTGTATGATTATacaattattaattatataataataacattgcATAACATAACgtggaaaaaatgcaaaacccagaaaaaacccttttgtaaatgtgttggctGGTGCTGTATATCACCATCATTTGTAGACCCCTGCAATAAAACAGATGTAGAGATTCTTCCCAGCCTGCCAGCCGTAATTATGCGCTCAAGTTTTGTCTCAGTGATTCTGTGACAGTAGATTGTTCATCAAAAGCTGACACGCTTAGAAAGGCAGAGAAATGTTGAGAAAGGCACTAGTCGAGCTTTCAGCACGCACTGCTAAGTGTTTTTCAGAACAGCGGGAAAAGCGCAGGTCTGAGCAAAGATTAAgggataaaaaaaactttaatgttACTTTGTTTCTGCTGGAAAAGTTAAGaggaattatttatttatttatttatttatttacttgcaTGCTTGCTTGTGTTCGAAGACGGCCTGTACGTGTATGTAATAAAGGGAAAATCAGGCGTTTGTGTGAGTATTTCACTGACTCTGTATCTTACTGACATCTACCGGTAGATCTACTGCAAGAtagaaaaattatttttcacaAGAGGTCATCTGTGTTACACTAGCAAAGCAATGAGTAATCTTGCTGGTGTATATCATTTCATTATGACACGGATCTTCTCATCTCCAAGCAGAAGCCTGAAAGAAGCATAAAATAGACCAATAATGTatttagataataataataataataatagtagtagtaataataataagaagaagaacacAAGAGCAGCCTATTATTATCGTCGGTTATATGTGCAAAATGGACTCACCTTACAAGAGCTGCGGCTATTAAGCCCCCTCCAATCGGGCCCACCCAGTACACCCAATGATATGTCCAGTAACCAGCCATCAGTGCAGGTCCCAAAGCTCTTGCTGGATTCAGGCAGGTGCCGGACACGTCCCCACTGAAACAGCAATCACACTATATCTAAATCACACGCacattcagataaacagctttttccCACCAGCTTAGTATCACACCACCCACActgaaaaaacaaccaaaagTCTGGCAGCCAAACTTAATTTAAAAGAAAGACAAATCAAATCTAAGGACAGCATCACTGGGATTAAAACTCATAATCAGAGACACCTTCATACTTTAGACTGCTAACTATCGCCCATCCTTTTTACAATGTTTGACACTTTGAGCTTATAAGCTTGTAGTCAATGTTTGGCGACATGCATTgtaaaaaacagacacaaagagaTTGAGCTTACATGGGTAATAACCACAAAATATAgactttttttaataattattgtCATTAACTGTAATTTACAGCCATTAAACTGATGTATGTGATGTATGTGTTATGTGACAACATTGTCCAGTACATTTTGCTTGCCTTGTTTGTATATTATTGACAAAATCCTGAACAAATGTAGCCACGTTGTCAAATCATAATGACTTAACAGTAATGCAAAAAAAGGCTGACTTTTCTCCCCAACAGGGGATTTCACggtaaaatgaataataattgtCATTAACTGTAAATTTAAAGCTACTACACTGTTAtttgtaaaacattaaacacaagGGTTTAGACTAGagtttggagcatttctatgaggatttgattgtattcagccaTGAGAGTATTAGTGAGGTTAGCTACTGATGTTGgttgattagttctggatcacaaactccactccaactcatcccaaatgtgttggATGGAGCTCTATCACTACAGAGAACGCAGTTCTGCACAGcacaatgctggggggctttatacctcAGATATTGGCTTTGGGTATCCCATTCTTTTGGCAATATtcttctatggagattatacgaGCTGCgtttgaaataaatgaacaccTCTGTCAGCAATGAGTGCACCTTAAAGCCTTAAAGCAGTAATTAGAATTTTAACTTATTAAAAAGGATGGCTGGAAATGTTTGGATGTATGGTGGATGTTTGAACGCTTGACTGAGTTATAGTTATAGCTGTATGTAcacagtgccttgcaaaagtattcagcccccttacAGGTCCTTAGGTTTGTCTGGATTAACATGACACATACAGATTGTTTcagattatatttttattataaaccAGTGTGCTTTTATACAAATTTTCAAATTTGAAATTCACTATTTATCAgcagatattaaaaaaaaaaaaatgctgcttgCATAACTATTCAACCCTTACAGACGAGTGCTTGGTAGAACCATGTTTCgttgaaataacatttttaagcatttcGGGGTGTAAGTTTCAGCATTGCATACTCTTTAGGAGAgatttttcccctttctttctggcacattttCTCCTGGTTGTTCAGGTTGGTTGAATGACCCTTACAGACTGTAATTTTCAAATAGTACCACAGATTCTTGATTGGATAAagatctggactttgacttgggtATTATAGAGCAATCACTTTTTTGTTGATCAACCACTCCTGTGTTTCTTTGGCCTTGTGCTTGGGATCACTGTCCTGCTAAAAGGTTCTCCCAAgctctagttttttttttttttttttttttttcagactgaaGGAGTCTTCCAGCGTTTCTATGCATTTAGCACCATCCTTCTCTCCTTCAGTTTTAAC
This portion of the Pygocentrus nattereri isolate fPygNat1 chromosome 13, fPygNat1.pri, whole genome shotgun sequence genome encodes:
- the LOC108431997 gene encoding hemoglobin subunit beta-like, producing MVEWTEEERSFIQEIFSKIKYEDVGPKSLCRALIVYPWTQRYFAHFGNLYNEDAIMGNPEVARHGAVVLHGLDAAVKNMDNIKSNYAELGELHSEKLHVDPDNFKLMADCITVVIATQMRASFTPAMQAAWYKFLSVVVSALSRQYH
- the hbae5 gene encoding hemoglobin, alpha embryonic 5, yielding MSLSDKDKRLVKAFWAKVAPKAEVIGHDALYRMLSVYPQTKTYFSHWPDISSGSAPVKNHGKKIMGGLAEAVAKIDDLVGGLLTLSELHAFQMRVDPNNYKILTHCILVVLAVYFPEDLSPEVHLAFEKFLTNVALAMSDKYR